A DNA window from Xyrauchen texanus isolate HMW12.3.18 chromosome 6, RBS_HiC_50CHRs, whole genome shotgun sequence contains the following coding sequences:
- the LOC127645230 gene encoding 40S ribosomal protein S8, protein MGISRDNWHKRRKTGGKRKPVHKKRKYELGRPPANTKIGPRRIHTVRVRGGNKKYRALRLDVGNFSWGSECCTRKTRIIDVVYNASNNELVRTKTLVKNCVVLVDSTPYRQWYESHYAFPLGRKKGAKLTPEEEEILNKKRSKKVQKKLNDRRKNSKISPLLEEQFLQGKLLACIASRPGQCGRADGYILEGKELEFYLRKIKAKKGK, encoded by the exons GTATCTCAAGGGATAACTGGCACAAACGCCGTAAGACCGGTGGAAAACGCAAGCCCGTTCACAAGAAAAGGAAATATGAGCTCGGGCGTCCTCCAGCAAACACCAAG ATTGGACCTCGTCGCATCCACACAGTAAGGGTCCGTGGTGGAAACAAGAAATACCGTGCTTTGAGGCTTGATGTGGGCAACTTCTCATGGGGTTCAGAAT GTTGTACTCGCAAGACCAGGATCATCGACGTGGTGTACAATGCCTCCAACAATGAGCTAGTGAGAACCAAAACCCTGGTCAAGAACTGTGTGGTCCTTGTGGACAGCACTCCTTACAGACAGTGGTATGAGTCTCACTACGCCTTCCCACTTGGAAGGAAGAAGGGTGCCAAGCTG ACCCCTGAGGAAGAGGAGATTCTGAACAAGAAGAGATCGAAAAAGGTCCAAAAGAAGCTTAATGACCGCCGAAAGAACAGCAAGATCAGTCCTCTATTGGAGGAGCAGTTCCTGCAAGGAAAGCTTCTTG CATGCATTGCCTCCAGACCTGGACAGTGTGGTAGGGCTGATGGCTACATCCTTGAAGGCAAAGAACTGGAGTTCTACCTGAGGAAGATTAAAGCCAAGAAAGGCAAATAA